Proteins co-encoded in one Ziziphus jujuba cultivar Dongzao chromosome 9, ASM3175591v1 genomic window:
- the LOC125424081 gene encoding pectinesterase QRT1, whose translation MHYFVSVCRALDCSLNGSDPVNVAYTLTVDKSGNGNFTTIQEAIDSIPLSNSQWVRISVASGTYTEKVTIQYNKTCIYLEGAGSQFTSIEWNDHEQTDTSATFTSFSDNFVAKGITFKNTYVQDVFNYKPALAARIYGDKSAFYHCSFVGLQDTLWDATGRHYYNNCYFEGVVDFIFGYARSIFQGCLINVTVGIYAPIKSPGSITAQGRKSKEENNGFVFKDCVIEGTGKAYIGRAYGAYSTVIVYNSQLSDVIDPRGWSSWLFPGQEENFLYVEASNRGAEADTSKRVPWLKTLNDDQLNQFVDISYIDNEGWISKLPKLFYVCKGLDCTLNGGQVAKIINVDKSGQAEFATIQSAIDSVPPNNNQWIKIQISHGVFREKVNIPGDKSCIYLNGGGSKFTFIEWNDHELTGQSATFTSNGENIVARGITFVNTYNSPLNKGEEQHNLTQAVAAFINGDKTAFYHCAFAGVQDTLYDQSGRHYFRECYIQGAVDFIFGNGQSIYEGCTLNYSTGVYGPPNSLGYITAQGRESESETSGFVFKSCTVTGTRGKTYLGRAYRAYSRVIFANSVLTDVVQPLGWDAWFHVGHEEQLTFAEANCIGAGADISQRVPWIKTLNQNEVDSFTSLTYIDGDGWMAKLPPLN comes from the exons ATGCATTATTTTGTGAGCGTGTGTAGAGCTCTCGATTGTAGTTTAAATGGTTCCGATCCAGTTAATGTTGCATATACACTCACGGTTGATAAGTCAGGGAATGGAAACTTCACCACTATTCAAGAGGCCATCGATTCAATTCCTTTAAGCAATTCCCAGTGGGTTCGCATTAGTGTTGCCTCTGGAACATATAC gGAAAAAGTGACTATACAATACAACAAAACATGCATTTACCTGGAAGGAGCTGGTAGCCAATTTACGAGTATAGAATGGAATGACCATGAACAAACAGATACTAGTGCCACCTTCACTTCGTTTTCTGATAACTTTGTTGCCAAAGGCATTACCTTCAAG AATACTTATGTACAAGACGTATTCAACTATAAACCAGCACTTGCAGCTAGAATATACGGGGATAAATCAGCGTTCTATCACTGTTCTTTCGTTGGCCTGCAAGACACATTGTGGGATGCAACTGGTCGCCATTATTACAATAATTGCTACTTTGAAGGTGTAGTGGACTTCATTTTTGGTTATGCCCGCTCCATTTTCCAG GGATGTCTAATAAATGTGACGGTAGGAATATACGCCCCAATAAAATCTCCAGGGTCAATAACAGCACAGGGGAGGAAGTCAAAGGAGGAAAACAATGGTTTCGTGTTTAAAGACTGTGTAATAGAAGGAACTGGTAAAGCCTACATTGGGAGAGCTTATGGAGCTTATTCAACGGTCATTGTATATAATTCACAGCTCTCCGATGTAATCGATCCTCGAGGATGGTCTTCTTGGTTATTCCCTGGCCAAGA GGAAAACTTTTTGTACGTAGAAGCTAGTAATAGAGGAGCAGAGGCTGACACTTCGAAGCGTGTTCCTTGGTTGAAAACTTTGAACGATGATCAGCTTAATCAATTTGTAGATATTTCCTACATTGATAATGAAGGCTGGATTTCCAAACTACCTAAACTCTTTTA TGTTTGTAAAGGACTAGATTGTACGTTAAATGGTGGACAAGTAGCAAAAATCATAAACGTAGACAAATCAGGCCAAGCAGAATTTGCAACTATTCAAAGTGCCATCGATTCCGTTCCTCCAAACAATAATCAGTggattaaaatccaaatttccCATGGAGTATTTCG ggAAAAAGTGAATATTCCAGGAGATAAATCATGCATATATCTGAATGGAGGTGGTAGTAAATTTACATTTATAGAATGGAATGATCATGAACTGACAGGTCAAAGCGCCACCTTTACTTCTAATGGTGAAAACATCGTAGCAAGAGGCATTACCTTCGtg AACACGTATAACAGCCCTTTGAATAAAGGTGAAGAACAACACAATCTCACCCAAGCTGTGGCAGCTTTCATAAATGGGGATAAAACCGCTTTCTATCACTGCGCCTTTGCAGGGGTTCAAGATACTTTGTACGATCAAAGCGGCCGTCATTACTTCAGAGAATGCTATATCCAAGGTGCTGTGGATTTCATATTTGGCAACGGCCAGTCTATCTATGAG GGATGCACGTTAAACTATTCAACAGGAGTATATGGTCCACCGAACTCTTTAGGATACATAACAGCACAGGGAAGGGAATCAGAGAGTGAGACAAGTGGTTTTGTGTTTAAAAGTTGTACGGTCACCGGCACCAGAGGGAAAACGTATCTTGGGAGAGCCTATAGAGCTTATTCAAGAGTCATTTTCGCCAATTCAGTGTTAACGGATGTGGTACAACCTTTGGGATGGGATGCTTGGTTCCATGTTGGGCATGA AGAACAATTGACATTTGCAGAGGCAAATTGTATTGGAGCAGGGGCAGATATTTCTCAACGTGTGCCTTGGATAAAGACATTAAATCAAAACGAGGTCGATAGTTTTACAAGTTTAACATATATCGACGGAGATGGATGGATGGCCAAATTGCCTCCTCTTAATTAA
- the LOC107426139 gene encoding pentatricopeptide repeat-containing protein GUN1, chloroplastic, with amino-acid sequence MASTPPHCSITPSKPYQNHQYPQNPNLKSQSHSHRQNRNWTSQKVSLTKPLPSPPPRNASKTGSASSSLSKNPAFSSLCPLQSPKSELATAFPGRRSTRFVSKMHLGRPKTTVGSRHSSIAEEALQHAIQSGKDDVGLENVLLSFESKLCGSDDYTFLLRELGNRGEWGKAIQCFEFALRRERRKTELGKLASAMISTLGRLGKVEIAKNVFETALKAGYGNSVYTYSAIISAYGRSGYCNEAIGVLESMKGSGLRPNLVTYNAVIDACGKGGVEFERVDEIFEEMLRNGVQPDRITYNSLLAVCSRKGRWEAARNLFHEMLDRGIDQDIYTYNTLLDAICKGGQMDLAYQIMSEMPSKNILPNVVTYSTMIDGYAKAGKLEDALNLFDQMKYSAIGLDRVLYNTLFSIYAKLGKLEEALNVCREMESSGIMRDVVSYNALLGGYGKQGKYEEVERLYNEMKEERLTPNLLTYSTLIDVYLKGGLYDKAMEAFTEFKQAGLKADVVLYSELINALCKNGLVECAVSLLDEMTEEGIRPNVVTYNSIIDAFGRPAASESTLDAASEGNELQTESSVSISEDAIGIKMGDEVDNQIKKMLGQLAFDKEDHGKKDNKGGQEISCILGVFKKMHELNIKPNVVTFSAILNACSRCNSFEDASMLLEELRLLDNQVYGVTHGLLMGDRENVWVQAQSLFDEVKQMDSSTASAFYNALTDMLWHFGQKRGAQLVVLEGKRRNVWESVWSNSCLDLHLMSSGAARAMVHTWLLNIRSVVYEGQELPKLLSILTGWGKHSKVVGDGALRRAVGALLTSMGAPFEIAKCNLGRFISTGPLVAAWLKESGTLKVLVLHDDRKYPESEKLEQVSNLRTLSL; translated from the exons ATGGCTTCGACGCCGCCGCACTGTTCAATCACTCCGTCAAAGCCGTACCAAAACCACCAATACCCACAAAACCCAAACCTAAAGAGCCAGAGCCATTCCCACCGGCAAAACCGCAACTGGACCTCTCAGAAAGTCTCTCTCACCAAACCTTTACCCTCTCCGCCGCCGCGAAATGCCTCCAAAACCGGTTCCGCCTCTTCTTCCCTCTCCAAAAACCCTGCCTTTTCATCTCTCTGCCCCCTCCAGTCCCCAAAATCAGAACTTGCCACCGCATTTCCTGGCCGGCGATCTACCCGGTTCGTCTCCAAGATGCACCTGGGCCGCCCTAAAACCACTGTGGGTTCTCGGCACAGCTCGATTGCCGAGGAGGCTCTGCAGCATGCTATTCAATCAGGTAAGGACGATGTGGGCCTTGAAAATGTGTTGCTTAGTTTTGAGTCCAAGCTTTGTGGGTCTGATGATTACACGTTCTTGCTCCGAGAACTTGGGAATAGAGGTGAGTGGGGAAAAGCCATTCAGTGCTTTGAGTTCGCTTTGAGGAGGGAGAGGAGGAAAACTGAGCTCGGTAAATTGGCGAGTGCAATGATTAGTACACTTGGTAGGTTGGGGAAGGTTGAGATTGCCAAGAATGTTTTCGAAACTGCTTTGAAGGCAGGGTACGGAAACTCGGTTTATACGTACTCGGCAATTATTAGTGCTTATGGACGAAGTGGGTATTGCAATGAGGCTATAGGGGTACTGGAGTCTATGAAAGGTTCGGGCTTGAGGCCCAATTTGGTCACCTATAATGCTGTAATCGATGCGTGTGGTAAGGGGGGAGTGGAGTTCGAGAGGGTAGATGAGATTTTTGAAGAGATGTTAAGAAACGGAGTGCAACCGGATCGGATCACCTATAATTCACTCCTTGCAGTTTGTAGTCGAAAGGGGCGGTGGGAGGCAGCTCGGAATTTATTTCATGAGATGTTAGATAGGGGGATTGATCAggatatatatacttataacaCACTTTTGGATGCCATTTGTAAAGGAGGCCAAATGGACTTAGCATATCAGATTATGTCTGAAATGCCCTCGAAGAATATCTTACCAAATGTGGTGACTTATAGTACTATGATTGATGGCTACGCCAAAGCTGGTAAATTAGAAGATGCGCTGAATTTATTTGACCAGATGAAATATTCGGCTATTGGTCTTGACAGAGTTTTGTATAATACATTGTTTTCCATTTATGCGAAGCTGGGTAAGTTGGAGGAGGCATTGAATGTTTGCAGGGAGATGGAGAGTTCTGGGATTATGAGGGATGTGGTGTCTTATAATGCACTTCTAGGAGGGTATGGGAAGCAAGGGAAGTATGAGGAAGTCGAAAGGTTGTATAACGAGATGAAAGAAGAACGTCTAACTCCTAATTTACTAACTTATTCAACATTAATTGATGTCTATTTGAAAGGTGGTTTGTATGACAAGGCAATGGAGGCTTTTACAGAGTTTAAGCAGGCAGGATTAAAGGCTGATGTTGTGCTTTACAGTGAACTAATAAATGCTTTGTGCAAAAATGGCTTGGTGGAATGTGCTGTTTCTTTGCTTGATGAGATGACAGAGGAAGGGATCAGGCCTAATGTTGTCACTTACAATTCTATAATTGATGCCTTTGGTCGCCCAGCAGCATCAGAATCAACACTTGATGCTGCTAGTGAAGGAAATGAGCTGCAGACTGAGTCTTCAGTTTCAATTTCTGAGGATGCTATTGGGATTAAAATGGGAGATGAGGTggataaccaaattaaaaaaatgttgggACAACTCGCTTTTGACAAAGAAGACCATGGAAAGAAAGACAATAAGGGTGGACAAGAAATCTCATGCATTTTGGGTGTCTTTAAAAAGATGCACGAGCTAAATATCAAACCAAATGTGGTCACTTTCTCAGCAATCTTAAATGCTTGCAG CCGCTGTAATTCATTTGAAGATGCCTCAATGTTGTTGGAGGAGCTCCGATTGTTAGATAACCAGGTCTATGGTGTTACCCATGGACTTCTTATGGGCGACAGGGAAAATGTATGGGTTCAAGCTCAATCTCTGTTTGATGAAGTAAAGCAGATGGACTCTTCGACTGCATCTGCCTTTTACAATGCTCTGACTGACATGCTTTGGCACTTTGGTCAG aaacGAGGAGCCCAGCTGGTTGTGCTTGAAGGGAAACGCAGAAATGTATGGGAAAGTGTGTGGTCTAATTCTTGCCTAGATCTGCATCTGATGTCTTCAGGGGCTGCGCGGGCAATGGTTCATACATGGTTACTCAATATACGCTCTGTAGTGTATGAGGGCCAAGAATTGCCAAAGCTATTGAG CATTTTGACTGGATGGGGAAAGCATAGCAAAGTAGTTGGAGACGGTGCTCTAAGACGAGCAGTCGGGGCACTTCTCACCAGCATGGGTGCACCCTTTGAGATTGCCAAGTGCAATTTAGGCAGATTTATCTCAACGGGACCATTGGTGGCGGCGTGGTTAAAAGAATCTGGCACACTCAAGGTTCTAGTTCTTCATGACGACAGAAAATATCCAGAGAGTGAAAAGTTAGAACAAGTCTCCAATTTGCGAACGCTCTCCTTGTAG